In Streptomyces sp. NBC_00306, a single genomic region encodes these proteins:
- a CDS encoding DUF692 domain-containing protein encodes MELGIGIGWRPEIADAVEGLPGLDWVEVVAENVCPGHLPASLTRLRSRGTKIVPHGVSLGLGGADRPSEQKLGDLAERAVALDSPLVTEHIAFVRAGGVLTASPQLEAGHLLPVPRTWDALKVLCENVRIAQDLLPVPLALENIAALISWPDEELTEGQFLAELVERTGVGLLIDVANLHTNHVNRGEDPAKALDELPVEAIRYVHVAGGVERDGVWHDTHAHPVTEPVLEVLCELRSRVAPPGVLLERDDDFPPPGELAAELETVRATVVNGAGPAARTDEARTVRAGDGVRVAAGTTDGGVRAAVGDVDPGARERVGIAQASLLSALVAGTPAPEGFDPQRLRVQSRALAAKRADVVAKVAPELPEILGAGYRPAFLAYAKYRPMQAGYRRDALDFAEQLLVAGQPADESARRLLTRWWEERAGAHPPRRTARIVRAARAALVRR; translated from the coding sequence ATGGAACTGGGTATCGGAATCGGCTGGCGTCCTGAGATCGCGGACGCCGTGGAGGGCCTGCCGGGCCTCGACTGGGTCGAGGTCGTGGCGGAGAACGTCTGCCCCGGCCATCTGCCCGCCTCGCTGACGCGGCTGCGTTCGCGCGGCACCAAGATCGTCCCGCACGGGGTCTCCCTCGGTCTCGGCGGCGCGGACCGTCCCTCGGAGCAGAAACTGGGGGATCTCGCGGAGCGGGCCGTGGCGCTGGATTCGCCCCTCGTGACGGAGCACATCGCGTTCGTCCGGGCCGGCGGTGTGCTCACCGCATCCCCCCAGCTCGAGGCCGGCCATCTGCTGCCGGTGCCCCGCACCTGGGACGCGCTCAAGGTGCTCTGCGAGAACGTGCGCATCGCGCAGGACCTCCTGCCGGTGCCGCTGGCGCTGGAGAACATCGCCGCGCTGATCTCCTGGCCCGACGAGGAGCTCACGGAGGGCCAGTTCCTGGCCGAGCTGGTCGAACGCACCGGCGTGGGCCTGCTGATCGACGTGGCGAACCTCCACACGAACCACGTGAACCGCGGCGAGGACCCGGCGAAGGCGCTCGACGAACTGCCGGTCGAGGCGATCCGGTACGTCCATGTCGCGGGCGGTGTCGAACGCGACGGCGTCTGGCACGACACCCACGCCCACCCGGTCACCGAACCGGTCCTTGAGGTCCTGTGCGAGCTGCGGTCGCGGGTCGCGCCGCCCGGTGTCCTGCTGGAGCGCGACGACGACTTCCCCCCGCCGGGGGAGCTGGCGGCCGAACTGGAGACCGTCCGCGCGACGGTGGTGAACGGCGCCGGGCCCGCGGCCCGCACCGACGAGGCACGCACGGTCCGCGCCGGCGATGGCGTGCGCGTGGCGGCGGGGACCACGGACGGCGGCGTGCGCGCCGCCGTCGGGGACGTGGACCCCGGGGCGCGTGAGCGCGTCGGTATCGCCCAGGCCTCCCTGCTCTCCGCCCTGGTCGCCGGGACTCCCGCCCCCGAAGGCTTCGACCCGCAGCGGCTCCGTGTGCAGAGCCGGGCGCTCGCCGCCAAGCGCGCCGACGTCGTCGCCAAGGTCGCGCCCGAACTCCCGGAGATCCTCGGCGCGGGCTACCGGCCCGCCTTCCTCGCCTACGCCAAGTACCGCCCCATGCAGGCCGGTTACCGGCGTGACGCGCTCGACTTCGCGGAGCAGCTGCTCGTGGCCGGGCAGCCCGCCGACGAGAGCGCCCGCCGGCTGCTGACCCGGTGGTGGGAGG